One Thunnus thynnus chromosome 18, fThuThy2.1, whole genome shotgun sequence genomic region harbors:
- the slc30a1a gene encoding zinc transporter 1a, with product MACEPNRVRLLCMLSLTFGFFIVEVVVSRLTASLSMLSDSFHMLSDVIALVVALVAVRFAEKTHATNKNTFGWIRAEVMGALVNAVFLAALCFTIVLEAIERFTEAHEIESPEMVAGVGAVGLLVNLLGLCLFHGHAGGGHGHSHGGHSHGSKNKRGKAGKSLKAGNGTSGEETNNLVGNHNSPGDVKPRNEISRKDSTEVQMNGNTQYEEMDHDHSSSSQLNMRGVFLHVLGDALGSVIVVVNAIIFIFVWKPCKAGEICVNPCINSHTTDHHHVNHTLVDLLEGPTVPSMKVAGPCWVLYLDPTLCIIMVGILLYTTYPLLKESALILLQTVPKQINMHRLNERLLSLEGVLAIHELHIWQLAGSRIIATAHIKCHDPTSYMEVAKRIKDFFHDEGIHATTIQPEFVTFSSESRDSLCELSCRTQCAPKLCCGSADKQNTDKKASSDSKAAAASALEVVSETTEQAAAALVRPRSGAEVTITREVESSL from the exons ATGGCTTGTGAACCTAATCGTGTCCGGCTGCTCTGCATGCTCTCGTTGACTTTTGGGTTTTTCATTGTGGAGGTGGTGGTCAGCCGGTTGACCGCGTCTCTCTCGATGCTGTCCGACTCTTTCCACATGCTGTCGGACGTCATCGCGCTGGTGGTCGCTCTGGTCGCGGTGCGATTCGCGGAGAAAACTCACGCTACTAACAAAAACACCTTCGGGTGGATCCGGGCGGAGGTGATGGGGGCTCTGGTGAACGCTGTCTTCCTGGCGGCTCTCTGTTTCACCATCGTCCTGGAGGCGATCGAGCGCTTCACCGAGGCCCATGAGATCGAGAGCCCGGAGATGGTTGCCGGGGTCGGCGCCGTGGGGCTCCTTGTGAACCTGCTCGGGCTCTGCTTGTTTCACGGGCACGCCGGCGGAGGACACGGACACTCACACGGAGGGCACTCCCACGGGAGTAAGAACAAGAGGGGTAAAGCCGGCAAGTCTCTGAAGGCTGGGAACGGGACGTCAGGAGAAGAGACCAACAACTTGGTGGGGAATCACAATAGCCCGGGTGATGTGAAACCGAGAAATG AAATCAGCCGTAAAGACAGCACAGAGGTGCAGATGAACGGCAACACGCAATATGAGGAGATGGACCATGACCACAGCTCGTCATCACAGCTCAACATGCGCGGTGTCTTCCTCCATGTGTTGGGCGACGCCCTGGGCTCTGTTATCGTGGTGGTCAACGCTATAATATTCATCTTTGTGTGGAAGCCCTGCAAAGCCGGTGAGATATGCGTCAACCCGTGCATCAACAGTCACACCACAGACCACCATCATGTCAATCACACACTGGTGGACCTGCTTGAAGGCCCCACTGTGCCAAGCATGAAGGTGGCTGGTCCCTGCTGGGTTCTCTACCTGGATCCCACACTCTGCATCATCATGGTGGGCATCCTGCTGTACACCACCTACCCGTTGCTAAAGGAGTCGGCCCTCATCCTGCTTCAGACCGTGCCCAAGCAGATCAACATGCACCGGCTCAACGAGCGTCTGCTCAGTCTGGAGGGCGTCCTGGCAATCCACGAGCTGCACATCTGGCAGCTGGCCGGCAGCCGCATCATCGCAACGGCACACATCAAGTGCCACGACCCCACGTCTTACATGGAGGTGGCCAAACGCATCAAGGACTTCTTTCACGATGAGGGCATCCACGCCACCACCATCCAGCCCGAGTTTGTCACATTCAGCTCGGAGTCTCGAGACTCTCTCTGTGAGCTCTCCTGTCGGACTCAGTGTGCTCCCAAGCTGTGCTGCGGCTCTGCAGACAAACAGAACACGGACAAGAAGGCTAGCAGTGACAGCAAGGCGGCTGCTGCTTCAGCCCTGGAGGTGGTCAGTGAGACCACAGAGCAGGCCGCAGCTGCTCTGGTGCGCCCTCGGTCAGGGGCCGAGGTGACCATCACCAGAGAGGTGGAGTCGTCTCTGTGA